Proteins co-encoded in one Vibrio fortis genomic window:
- a CDS encoding beta-galactosidase subunit beta: MIVLENLEQFKVVYRDGRKWQRCVEAIENIGNIKDGVMYSIGDSLAYMIEDGVARNTENFTGHRRYFDVHYYLEGRETVEFAAKSDLEQIQAYSDETDREHLMGNGETRVLSEGQVAIFDNNQAYRFHGDNRVRKVVLKVTIEDGYFLNK; the protein is encoded by the coding sequence ATGATCGTTTTAGAGAACTTAGAACAATTTAAAGTCGTCTACCGCGATGGTCGTAAATGGCAACGCTGCGTAGAAGCGATTGAAAATATCGGCAACATCAAAGATGGCGTGATGTATTCAATTGGTGACTCACTGGCTTACATGATTGAAGACGGCGTGGCTCGCAACACAGAAAACTTCACCGGTCATCGTCGCTACTTCGATGTCCACTACTACCTAGAAGGCCGAGAAACAGTTGAGTTCGCAGCGAAATCCGATCTAGAGCAGATCCAAGCTTACAGCGATGAGACCGACCGTGAACACCTAATGGGTAACGGCGAAACGCGTGTGTTATCTGAAGGGCAAGTGGCAATCTTTGATAACAACCAAGCTTACCGTTTCCATGGTGATAACCGAGTTCGCAAAGTGGTGTTGAAAGTGACGATTGAAGACGGTTACTTCCTCAATAAATAA